The following coding sequences are from one Carassius auratus strain Wakin chromosome 15, ASM336829v1, whole genome shotgun sequence window:
- the LOC113114950 gene encoding NACHT, LRR and PYD domains-containing protein 12-like, with protein MDLSSAVSINEYDSQESAYTQCKIQLQMKLTKKCKFLHEGTEQQGSPTLLNEIYTELYITDAKEITEECEIRQIEMAALKLVTEDRSINCNDIFTLLPGQNQPIRTVLTKGFAGIGKTVSVQKFILDWAEGKANQDVHFIFPLPFRELNLINDKKLSLLDLLQVFFPETKEIDIFSDKYKVLFIFDGLDECRFLLDFPSNENLQDVNKETSVDVLLTNLIVGNLLPSALIWITSRPAATDLIPSDCVHRVTVVRGFNDPQKLQYFRKRISDQILAEKIISHLKSSRSLYIMCHIPVFCWISSTVLEKMLSQAESGEIPKTLTQMFTHFLIIQIRIKHEKHYEKYLKDEDMILKLAKLAYQQLVKCSAIFYEEDLRECGIDVTEASVYSGLCTQIFREEFGLDSGKIYCFVHLSIQEHLAAMYVHHTFTTQNCNVLHQITEPSQEGTYTQIPIFDLHQKAVDQTLQNKNRHLGLFLRFLLGFSLYCNQTLLKVLLSQTEPTSHNLEKTVEYIKKKIEENPDPDKFISLFHCLNDLGDSSLVEQIQRYLNRRALTTAKLTTLQWSAVVFVLLTSENLDVFELKAFAWKTNCARMVRVLRHLVPVVKASKSVRLAHCGLTPKCCHPLAEALASESSCLMEMKLNGNELKDAGVKMLSEGLGNLNCKLQNLGLNDCGVTGEGCVALASAIISNPLHLRELDLSFNELGDIGVQCLSDGLKNPLCKLEKLKLRKCHVTGEGCAALDSALASNPSHLRELDLTKNNVRDVGVNWLSVTLMNPKCQLKILRLMECGVTDESCAALASALRSNPSHLKVLDLSGNKLGDSGIKLLSKGPKYPAIGLEQLWLTGCGITHKGCGALTLALTSNLSELKELNLSNNLIGDSGLKLFSEVLQSHHCKLQTLGLNDCGITDEGCEALISALTLNLSNLSKLHLSGNKIEKSTEDRLLALRGHPDNKLKKVNLSNCRSESYSEY; from the exons ATGGACTTAAGCAGTGCTGTGTCCATAAATGAGTATGATTCCCAGGAATCTGCATACACACAGTGCAA aatTCAACTCCAAATGAAATTGAcgaaaaaatgtaagtttttacaTGAAGGAACAGAACAGCAAGGAAGTCCAACACTCCTAAATGAGATCTATACTGAGCTCTACATCACAGATGCTAAAGAAATAACTGAAGAATGTGAGATCAGACAGATTGAAATGGCAGCTTTAAAATTAGTGACAGAGGATAGGTCAATCAACTGCAATGACATTTTCACCCTTTTACCTGGACAAAACCAgcccatcagaactgtgctgactaAAGGATTCGCTGGgattggaaaaacagtctccGTGCAGAAGTTTATTTTGGACTGGGCTGAAGGGAAAGCAAATCAGGACGTCCACttcatatttccacttcctttcagagaGCTGAATTTGATAAATGACAAAAAGCTCAGTCTTTTAGATCTTCTCCAAGTTTTTTTCCCTGAAACAAAGGAAATTGACATTTTCagtgataaatataaagtgttgttTATCTTTGATGGTCTAGACGAATGCCGTTTTCTCTTAGATTTTCCCAGCAATGAGAATCTACAGGATGTAAACAAAGAGACATCAGTAGACGTGCTGCTGACAAACCTCATTGTggggaatctgcttccctctgctctcatctggatcacctccagaccagcagcaacTGATCTCATCCCCTCTGATTGTGTCCATCGAGTGACAGTGGTACGAGGCTTCAATGACCCTCAGAAATTGCAATACTTCAGAAAGAGAATCAGTGATCAGATCCTGGCTGAGAAAATCATCTCACACCTGAAGTCATCGAGGAGCCTctacatcatgtgtcacatcccagtgttctgctggatctcatccacaGTTCTAGAGAAGATGTTGAGTCAAGCAGAGAGtggagagattcccaagactctcaCTCAAATGTTCACACACTTTCTGATCATTCAGATCAGAATCAAACATGAAAAGCACTATGAGAAATACCTGAAAGATGAAGACATGATCCTCAAACTGGCAAAACTGGCTTATCAGCAGCTTGTGAAATGCAGTGCTATCTTCTATGAAGAAGATCTGAGAGAATGTGGCATCGATGTGACAGAAGCATCAGTGTACTCGGGGttgtgcactcagatcttcagagaggagtttGGGTTGGATTCAGGGAAAATCTACTGCTTTGTTCACCTCAGCATTCAGGAACATCTGGCTGCTATGTATGTGCATCACACCTTCACAACACAGAACTGTAATGTGTTACACCAAATTACTGAACCATCTCAAGAAGGAACATATACACAGATTCCAATATTTGACCTGCATCAGAAAGCTGTTGATCAGaccttacaaaataaaaatagacaccTGGGCCTATTTCTTCGCTTTCTTCTGGGCTTCTCGCTTTATTGCAATCAGACTCTTTTAAAAGTCCTTCTGTCACAGACAGAACCCACAAGCCACAATTTAGAGAAAACAGTCGAATACATCAAGAAGAAGATAGAGGAAAATCCCGACCCAGATAAATTCATCAGTCTGTTCCACTGCCTTAATGATCTGGGTGACAGTTCACTAGTGGAACAAATTCAGCGTTATCTCAATCGAAGAGCTCTTACCACAGCCAAATTAACCACTTTACAGTGGTCAGCTGTCGTGTTTGTTCTTCTGACTTCAGAGAACTTGGATGTCTTTGAATTGAAGGCATTTGCCTGGAAAACCAACTGTGCACGAATGGTGCGAGTTCTTCGGCATCTTGTGCCTGTGGTTAAAGCATCCAAATCAGTTCG ACTTGCTCATTGTGGATTGACACCAAAGTGCTGCCATCCTCTGGCCGAAGCTCTTGCCTCTGAGTCTTCATGTCTAATGGAAATGAAACTGAATGGAAATGAATTAAAAGATGCAGGAGTGAAGATGCTCTCTGAAGGACTGGGAAATTTGAATTGCAAACTACAGAATCTCGG GTTAAATGATTGTGGTGTCACAGGTGAAGGCTGTGTTGCTCTGGCTTCAGCTATCATATCAAACCCCttacacctgagagaactggatctgtcatTTAATGAACTAGGAGATATAGGAGTACAGTGTCTGTCTGATGGACTAAAGAATCCTCTATGTAAATTAGAGAAACTGAA GCTGAGGAAATGTCATGTAACAGgggaaggttgtgctgctctggatTCAGCTCTGgcatcaaacccctcacacctgagagagctggatctgactAAAAATAATGTAAGAGATGTGGGAGTGAATTGGCTGTCTGTCACTCTTATGAATCCTAAATGTCAACTGAAAATTCTGAG GCTTATGGAGTGTGGTGTCACAGATGAAagttgtgctgctctggcttcagctctgagatcaaacccctctcACCTGAAAGTACTGGATCTGTCTGGGAATAAACTGGGAGACTCTGGAATTAAGCTTCTTTCGAAAGGACCAAAGTATCCTGCTATTGGCCTTGAACAATTGTG GCTGACTGGTTGTGGTATCACTCACAAAGGTTGTGGTGCTCTGACTTTGGCTCTGACATCAAACCTCTCGGAGCTGAAAGAGCTAAATCTGTCTAACAATCTCATAGGAGACTCAGGGCTGAAGCTGTTTTCTGAAGTACTGCAGAGTCATCACTGTAAACTGCAGACACTCGG GTTGAATGATTGTGGTATCACTGATGAAGGTTGCGAGGCTCTGATTTCTGCTCTGACATTAAACCTCTCAAACTTGAGTAAGCTGCATCTGTCTGGGAATAAAATTGAAAAGTCAACAGAGGATCGCCTCTTAGCTCTCAGGGGACATCCAGATAATAAGCTGAAAAAAGTCAA TCTATCCAATTGCAGATCTGAATCTTACTCAGAGTATTGA
- the LOC113114952 gene encoding NACHT, LRR and PYD domains-containing protein 3-like has product MDPPNHFEHGDCPAFRQKRSDSPEPSCVSMSSDTSKDLPFSVFKVDSDSQSRQKRSDSPEPSCVSMSSDTSKDLPFSVFKVDSDSRSRKKRPNSLESSYMFKKSDTSKHVLCAKSETGSTCDHSNKLKNKLRKKFQHMHEGIAKQGNAALLNEIYTELYITEGENGETASSSKREETEDTPINSNDIFKFLPGQDRPIRTVLTKGVAGIGKTVSVQKFILDWAEGKANQDVHFIFSLPFRELNLLKNQAFNLQDLLQLFMGTKQLEISPNEGKFIFIFDGLDECRLGLDFHNSVRLCDVTESASVDVLLTNLIVGNLLPSALIWITSRPAAADLIPSECVHRVTEVRGFNDPQKDEYFRKRISDQILAKKIISHLKSSRSLYIMCHIPVFCWISATVLEKMLSQAESGEIPKTLTQMFTHFLIIQTNIKHEKDYEKKVNSEDLILKLGKLAFQKLTEGNLLFYEEDLRECGIDVIEASVYSGLCTCREDLHQRRVYSFVHLTIQEHLAALYVHHSFTKNNINVFNVTVPTYETKNEQILIFDLHQKAVDEAVYSKTGHLDLFLSFLLGFSLDSNQSLLEGLLMQTESRFRGICCFHNLEETVKYIRKKIEEHPTPDKFINLFHCLNDMGDYSLLDKMLCYLSSKSLLKTLSSLQWSALIFVLLTSENLGVFKFKNFASVKDPEQRLQILLKLLPVIEASTSVQLAECELTEESCVPLAKALCSEASCVIEVNLSENTLKDEGVKFISKGLQNPHCKLEILSLRNCDITNEGCTFLNSVLKSKSTQLRELDLSENKLGASGLKLLCGALLSPHCKLEKLKNQHPF; this is encoded by the exons ATGGATCCCCCAAATCATTTTGAACATGGAGATTGTCCTGCATTCag GCAGAAGAGATCAGACTCCCCAgagcccagctgtgtgtccatgaGCAGTGACACATCAAAGGATCTGCCATTTTCTGTATTTAAAGTTGATAGCGATTCTCAGTCCAG GCAGAAGAGATCAGACTCCCCAgagcccagctgtgtgtccatgaGCAGTGACACATCAAAAGATCTGCCATTTTCTGTATTTAAAGTTGACAGTGATTCTCGGTCCAG AAAGAAAAGACCAAACTCACTGGAGTCCAGTTACATGTTCAAGAAGAGTGACACATCAAAGCATGTTCTGTGTGCTAAATCTGAAACTGGCAGCACTTGTGATCACAG CAATAAACTCAAAAATAAGCTTAGGAAGAAGTTTCAACATATGCATGAGGGAATAGCAAAGCAGGGAAATGCAGCGCTCTTaaatgagatctacacagagctctacatcacagaAGGTGAAAATGGAGAGACTGCTTCATCTTCCAAGAGAGAAGAAACGGAAGATACACCAATCAATTCTAATGACATCTTCAAATTTTTACCTGGACAAGACCGACCAATCAGAACTGTATTAACTAAAGGAGTCGCTGGgattggaaaaacagtctctgtgcagaagttcattctggactgggctGAAGGGAAAGCAAATCAGGATGTCCACTTCATATTTTCACTTCCTTTTAGAGAGCTCAATTTATTGAAGAACCAAGCATTCAATCTACAAGATCTTCTGCAACTTTTCATGGGCACTAAACAACTTGAAATCTCTCCAAATGAAGGTAAATTCATTTTCATCTTCGATGGTTTGGATGAGTGTCGTCTGGGTCTGGATTTTCACAACAGTGTGAGGTTGTGTGATGTGACTGAATCAGCCTCAGTAGACGTGCTGCTGACAAACCTCATTGTggggaatctgcttccctctgctctcatctggatcacctccagaccagcagcagctgatctcaTCCCCTCCGAGTGTGTCCATCGAGTGACAGAGGTACGAGGCTTCAATGATCCACAGAAGGATGAATACTTCAGAAAGAGAATCAGTGATCAGATCCTGGCAAAGAAAATCATCTCACACCTGAAATCATCGAGGAGCCTctacatcatgtgtcacatcccagtgttctgctggatctcagccaCAGTTCTAGAGAAGATGTTGAGTCAAGCAGAGAGtggagagattcccaagactctcaCTCAAATGTTCACACATTTCCTGATCATACAGACCAACATCAAGCATGAGAAGGACTACGAAAAGAAAGTGAACAGTGAAGACTTGATCCTCAAACTGGGGAAACTGGCTTTCCAGAAACTTACTGAAGGCAATCTGTTGTTCTATGAAGAAGATCTGAGAGAGTGTGGCATTGATGTGATTGAAGCATCAGTATACTCAGGGTTGTGCACTTGTAGAGAGGACTTGCATCAAAGGAGAGTCTACAGTTTTGTTCATCTAACCATCCAAGAACACCTAGCTGCTCTGTATGTGCATCACTCCTTTACGAAAAACAACATTAATGTGTTTAATGTTACGGTACCAacttatgaaacaaaaaatgaACAGATTTTAATATTTGACCTACATCAGAAAGCTGTGGATGAGGCTGTATACAGTAAAACTGGACATTTAGACCTTTTTCTTAGCTTCCTTCTGGGCTTTTCTCTGGATTCCAATCAGTCGCTTTTAGAAGGTCTTCTGATGCAGACAGAAAGCAGATTTAGAGGAATTTGTTGTTTCCATAATTTAGAGGAAACAGTCAAATACATCAGAAAGAAGATAGAGGAACATCCCACTCCAGATAAATTcatcaatctgttccactgtctgaatgaTATGGGTGATTACTCGCTATTAGATAAAATGCTGTGTTATCTAAGCTCTAAATCTCTCCTAAAAACCCTGTCATCCTTACAGTGGTCAGCTCTAATATTTGTTCTGTTGACCTCAGAGAACTTGGGTGTGTTTAAATTTAAGAATTTTGCTTCAGTTAAGGATCCTGAACAAAGGCTTCAAATTCTCCTTAAACTGCTGCCTGTGATTGAAGCATCAACATCAGTTCA GCTCGCTGAGTGTGAATTGACAGAAGAAAGCTGCGTTCCTCTTGCCAAAGCTCTCTGCTCAGAAGCTTCATGCGTGATTGAGGTGAACCTGAGTGAAAATACACTGAAAGATGAAGGTGTCAAGTTTATCTCTAAAGGACTGCAGAATCCTCACTGTAAACTAGAAATACTGAG TTTGAGGAACTGTGACATCACAAACGAAGGTTGCACTTTTCTGAACTCAGTTCTTAAATCAAAGTCCACACaactgagagagctggatctgtcTGAGAATAAACTAGGAGCCTCAGGATTGAAGCTGCTTTGTGGTGCACTACTGAGCCCTCATTGTAAACTGGAAAAACTGAA AAATCAACATCCTTTCTGA